Proteins from a genomic interval of Colias croceus chromosome 2, ilColCroc2.1:
- the LOC123703735 gene encoding uncharacterized protein LOC123703735, with protein MPPKRVKDDDDCGEPSPRISFNDLEKSMTPFSGDDAYGIETFVKDFEDISSLMQWGEIEKLIFSKRLLAGTAKLFLRSLSGTTTWDTLKSELREEFGKKLNSATVHKRLSTRRMKMNETHQQYFLHIKELAVLGNVEDEALMEYVIDGIKDRRFKVKNCYLIVQEQQKL; from the exons ATGCCGCCGAAACGAGtaaaagatgatgatgattgtggTGAACCATCGCCGCGTATTTCCTTCAATGACTTAGAGAAATCAATGACGCCATTTTCGGGTGATGATGCCTATGGCATCGAAACATTCGTAAAAGATTTTGAAGATATTTCCTCTTTAATGCAATGGGgcgaaatagaaaaactcaTATTTTCGAAGCGGCTTCTCGCGGGAACCGCCAAGCTATTTTTACGTTCACTAAGTGGGACCACCACGTGGGATACACTTAAGTCTGAGCTCCGTGAGGAATTTGGTAAGAAGTTGAACAGTGCAACTGTTCACAAGAGACTTTCAACTCGCCGGATGAAGATGAATGAGACTCAtcagcaatattttttacatataaagGAACTTGCAGTACTTGGGAATGTTGAAGATGAAGCCCTGATGGAATATGTCATCGACGGTATTAAAGACA gaagattcaaggtgaaaaattgttatcttATAGTTCAGGAACAACAGAAACTTTAA